Genomic window (Paucidesulfovibrio gracilis DSM 16080):
CTGAAAATGCTGCGCCGTACCGTGGAACGGGACGAACCCGTTCGGGAATATCGGTTTGAGTGCCGGGACGGGAACGGTGTGTCCAAGGTGGTGGTGTTGAACACCGCACCCTTGTCCGGCACGGGGTCGCCGTTGAACGGTGCGGTATTGATCCTGCGCGACGTTTCCCGGCTGGTACGGCTGGAAACCGAACTGGCCCGGCAAAATCGTTTTCATGATCTGGTGGGCCGTTCCGAACCCATGCGGGAGGTGTTTTCCCTCCTGGACCGGTTGGCGCATCTGGACAGCACGGTGCTGCTTCTGGGGGAATCCGGCACGGGCAAGGAGTTGGCGGCCGAAGCGCTGCACCGCCAGGGAAGCCGGGCCAAGGGACCGTTGGTGCGTGTCAATTGTGCGGCCCTGCCCGAGGAATTGTTGGAGAGCGAACTGTTCGGCCATGTGCAGGGAGCGTACACCGGGGCATTGCGGGACAGGGTGGGACGTTTCCAGGCGGCAGAGGGCGGCACGATTTTTTTGGATGAAATTGGGGAGATTTCCATCCGCACGCAGTTGAAGCTGCTTCGATTCCTGGAGAACAGGGAGTACGAGCGGCTGGGGGAATCCGTGTCGCGTCCTGCGGATGTGCGCGTGGTGGCGGCCACCAATGCGGATTTACCGGCCCTGGTGCGCCGGGGCGTGTTTCGCGAGGATCTCTATTACCGGCTCAAGGTCATGGTGATACCGCTCCCGCCTCTGCGCCGTCGTACCCAGGACATCCCGCTGCTGGTGAACCATTTTGTGAGTCTGTTTCGTACCCGCATGGGGCGTGATGTTTCGGAACCCTCGCCGGACGCGCTGGAATTGCTGCTCAATTATCCCTGGCCGGGCAACGTGCGGGAGTTGCGTCATGCGGTGGAACATGCGTGTATTCTTTGTCGGGGCGGCGTGTTGCGTCCGGAACATTTTCCACCGGAACTGCGTTCGTCCCGCCGGGAACGTGGGGCGCGTCCTGCCGGACTGGACCGTTCCGCCATTTTGTCGGCGTTGGAAGATTCCCGTTGGAACCGTAGCCGTGCGGCGCGTGCCTTGGGCATCAGCCGGAGCAGCTTGTACCGGCGCATGGCGGAATTGGAACTGAAACTGTAAACAAATGACACAATATGTGTCTGAACAAACTGTCCCATGGGACAGTTGCGCGCGGTGTCGGTATTGAACAAAGTTGTGCTTAATTGCCTGAAAGAACAGCGTTTTCACGTAACCTCCCAAACTGGCGCATCTTTTGCTAAGTCCGTTCAAGGAGCGAGGCCATGCTGAAAGATGTGCATCCCGCTGATATTGAACGCTTGTTGCGTGAAGAACGGCCCATGTTTCTCGCCTGTGTGCATCGGGACGAGGAGTACGAACAACATCGCCGTGTGGTGGAAGCCGCAACAGAGTCGCTCCCGGCCCATGTTTTCGCTCTGTGGGCCGAAGTGCCGCGGGTTTCAGCGGTCATGTTGCGGCTGAACATCCATGGCACCCCCACCTACCTTGTTTTCGATGCCTACGGTGAGGAAAGAGGACGGCTGGAAGGGCGGGCCGACCAGGAAGCATTGGAACGTTTACTGCGTGAAGCAAACGTTTTGGGGGCAGTTACCGGATCGGAGGACTCGGCATGAAACATTGGAAGGATGTACGCCTTGGAGGAAAATTTTTCATTGGGTTCGGGCTTGTGCTCGGACTGCTGGGCGTGCTTTCCGTGTGGGCCGTTTTGGGCATTGGCGGCATTGTCCGCAATGCCGGCGAGGTCATTGAGGGCAACAAGCTGCGCGGCGATTTCGTATTGCGCATCGTGGACCATCTCAAATGGGCGGAGCAGGTCAACGAGTTGATCACGGACAAGCATGTCTCCGAACTGCACGCGGAAACCGATCCGAAAAAGTGTGCGTTTGGTCGGTGGTATTACGGCGAGGGCCGGATCCGGGCGGAAAGATTGGTGCCTGAGATTGCCCCGCTCATGGAGCGCATTGAAAAGCCCCACCGGGAGCTGCATGAAAGCGCTGTGAAGATCGCGGAGTTGTACCGGGAGGTGGATCCGCAGTTGGTGGGGTTTCTGTATGCCCGCCAGGTGGACCACCTGCTTTGGTCCGCTCAGGTAGTGGAGGCGGTCAATGGGCGTCAGCCCCGGGTGGATGTGCAGGAAGATCCACGGGAATGCGGTTTGGGGCAATGGCTTTATGCGCAGGAAACCCGTGAAATGATGCAGAAGGATACCGAGTTCGCGGCGCGTGTGCAGCCGCTTTTTGAACCGCATGCCCGCTTGCATGAATCGGTTGTGGAAATCAATGCCCGGTTGAATCGCGGGGATTTTGACGGAGCCTGGGCCTATTATCAGCGTGTTACCGAACCCGCCGCACAAAAGACCCTGGAAGGGCTTCAGAGCGTGATCGCCTGGCAGGAGGAGCGCATCGCCGGTCTGGAGGGAGCCAAGCGTGTCTATGTGGACCAGACCATTCCGGCCCTGCGTCAGGTGCAGGATCTGCTCGACCAGACCGGAAGCGTTGTGGCCGAAAATATTATGACTGATCAGCAGATGCTGGACAGCGCCGATGCCACCAGGACCATGATTGCGGTGGTGGCGGGGGTGGCCATGGCCTTGGGGATTTTTTTGGCCTGGACCATTGCCCGCGGCATTGTGCTGCCGCTTCGCAAGGGCGTGCAGTTTGCCGAACAGGTGAGCCGGGGGGATCTTACGGTGGAGGTGGACGTGGACCAGCGTGATGAAATCGGCATTCTGGCCGGTTCGTTGCGTGGGATGGTCCATGAACTGCAACGTGTGGTCGGCGAGGTGAACATTGCCACTCAGAATGTGGCCTCGGGCAGTGAACAACTTTCCGCCACGGCGCAGACCCTTTCCGAAGGGGCCACCGAGTCGGCCGCTTCTGTGGAAGAGGTCTCCAGTTCCATGCAGCAAATGGGATCCAATATCCAGCAAAGCGCGGACAATGCCGAGCAGACCGAGGCCATTTCCACGGCCGCGGCGCAAAAGGCCGCCAAAACCGGCGAGGCCGTGGCCGAAGCTGTGGAAGCCATGAAAGATATTGCCGAACGCATCACCATCGTGGAGGAGATTGCACGGCAAACCAACCTCCTGGCCTTGAACGCGGCCATTGAAGCGGCCCGCGCCGGGGAACACGGTAAAGGATTTGCCGTGGTTGCCGCAGAGGTGCGCAAGCTGGCCGAGCGGAGCGGAACCGCTGCCGGTGAGATCAGCGAGCTGTCCAGCAATTCCACCAAGGTGGCGGAACATGCCGGGGAAATGCTGCGTGAACTGGTGCCGGAAATCCGCCGGACCGCGGATCTGGTGCAGGAGATCAGCGCGGCCGGAAAAGAACAGAGCACGGGCATCGAGCAGATTACCCGGGCCGTAACCCAGATGGAGCAGGTGGTGCAGCAAAACGCGTCCGCTTCCGAGCAGATGGCTTCCACGTCCGAGGAGCTGTCGAGCCAGGCCGAAGAGCTGCAACAAAGCATGGAGTATTTCAAGGTTGATGCGGCTTCCGGGAAACGAAGCACGCCGGCGCTCAAGGCCCGGTCCGTTCCTGCCGGGCAGCTGGAACCCGGGTCGGCGGACAGGAGCGAGAAGGATTTTGAAAGATTTTAAAGCGATTCGAGAGAGGGAACGCCTTTCGATCGATGTTTGGCGGCAGGCAGGGCACAATGGCCTGCCGCCGATACCTGATCGAAACGGTCCGCGGTTAATCGGGGCACGAGCAGCAGCGGGCCGATAGAAAAAAGCGACCGGACTTCGGCCCGGTCGCTTCCTTTTTCAGACTGGTGCAAAGAGAATTTGCGCCGCTGCTTCAATGCCTTCCAGCGTTCACGTACAGAGCTACGCTCCGATCCGGAGGGAAGGACCGCCCGACGGCTCTCTGCTTTTGCACCGCCTGCAATGCCGATCCCTGCGGGATCAGCCCTTGTTCTCGTCCTGTCACAAGGGCGGACAACTGGGCCATTGCCCTGGAAAATTGGGCGGATCGCGCCGGACATGCACGGCATGCCCATGAAAAAACGCAATCCATGGTTGCGGTGACGAAGCGAATGTTCCGATTGCTGGGCCAAACGGCCGTTGCTCGGGCATTCAGTGCCCGAAGCTACTTCGAAATTTCGCGGATTTCCGCGTACCCGGGAGCCA
Coding sequences:
- a CDS encoding sigma 54-interacting transcriptional regulator, encoding MAEKKERDKTAPNREGFSDLDGMLCPGDVADGTALCAALNALRERDEALRGVLDATSDSIMLLDRNGVVLLGNATAAQRFDLDVDSLPGRVCFDLFPDDIVDKRRAAFEEVLREKQPVLLRDERRGMHMEVRLYPVCGGGGEVRRVAVYAKDITENVRQEAAGRRLRERVEGYRRNLEAIFTSLPEGLLIVAEDMTVLEANSAFERISGLRRKSILGRPPVDEPGSCMAGCLKMLRRTVERDEPVREYRFECRDGNGVSKVVVLNTAPLSGTGSPLNGAVLILRDVSRLVRLETELARQNRFHDLVGRSEPMREVFSLLDRLAHLDSTVLLLGESGTGKELAAEALHRQGSRAKGPLVRVNCAALPEELLESELFGHVQGAYTGALRDRVGRFQAAEGGTIFLDEIGEISIRTQLKLLRFLENREYERLGESVSRPADVRVVAATNADLPALVRRGVFREDLYYRLKVMVIPLPPLRRRTQDIPLLVNHFVSLFRTRMGRDVSEPSPDALELLLNYPWPGNVRELRHAVEHACILCRGGVLRPEHFPPELRSSRRERGARPAGLDRSAILSALEDSRWNRSRAARALGISRSSLYRRMAELELKL
- a CDS encoding TlpA family protein disulfide reductase is translated as MLKDVHPADIERLLREERPMFLACVHRDEEYEQHRRVVEAATESLPAHVFALWAEVPRVSAVMLRLNIHGTPTYLVFDAYGEERGRLEGRADQEALERLLREANVLGAVTGSEDSA